One window of the Pyrinomonadaceae bacterium genome contains the following:
- a CDS encoding PH domain-containing protein encodes MRCATCGSFLDSDSRFCKNCGTGVRDPEETRIARTAAPAAPQRYAEDDDIENVVFTVRPTLLFVKIGYVAAIVGAIVLTILLAMVSFIDIPIYLSLPIALALLLIPAYYHIRRNMLRYTLTDSKIEIDYGLIARTTRNVPLSKIQDVTVSASIPQRILGFGDVVIDNASELGGSTVLKNINNPRHYADLLLRELRRWH; translated from the coding sequence ATGCGCTGCGCAACTTGTGGTTCATTCCTCGATTCAGACAGCCGGTTCTGCAAGAACTGCGGGACAGGCGTGCGCGACCCGGAAGAAACCAGGATCGCGAGAACGGCGGCGCCGGCCGCACCCCAAAGGTATGCCGAAGATGACGATATCGAAAATGTGGTCTTCACTGTTCGGCCTACTCTTCTGTTCGTGAAGATTGGCTACGTCGCGGCAATCGTCGGCGCGATAGTGTTGACCATTCTGCTTGCGATGGTCAGCTTCATCGATATCCCGATTTATTTATCGCTGCCAATCGCGCTCGCACTTCTCCTGATTCCGGCTTACTACCACATCAGGCGCAACATGCTTCGTTACACGCTGACTGACTCTAAAATCGAAATCGATTACGGTTTAATCGCGCGGACGACGCGCAACGTGCCGCTTTCAAAGATTCAGGACGTCACCGTTTCTGCGTCGATTCCGCAAAGGATCCTCGGTTTCGGAGACGTCGTCATCGACAACGCGAGCGAGCTGGGCGGCTCGACCGTCCTGAAGAACATCAACAATCCTCGTCATTACGCCGATCTGCTTTTGCGCGAGCTGCGTCGCTGGCATTAA
- a CDS encoding PEGA domain-containing protein, with protein sequence MTKKNFMVTPMFKFAITAMIALAFALVCTSSTAYAKKRVKYGTLEFSTTPAGMPISIDGRPEGTTTTDVRVLQLEPGRHTVEITLPNGGRWVRDFEIERSRRLCLNLNFIPKKYTVTTSPCPYPVIVSSPPTVDDGDLITFAADVSYSGTAPLNYTWTVSPAEARVVSGAGTPTITVDSTGLGNQRVTAVLVVDDGSGEPACRQTAQAATNVTKKEIPVPECRMFDQFPSTAFDDTKARLDNLGIELQNSPDITAYIFVYAGRTSRVGQADALGRRAMDYMVNERGVDSRRINMINGGYREEDYIEIWVCPPGAKAPQPSPTVQPGDAQPSGERTRPRRPRRPRGE encoded by the coding sequence ATGACTAAGAAAAACTTCATGGTCACCCCAATGTTTAAGTTTGCAATCACCGCAATGATTGCGCTGGCGTTCGCCCTGGTTTGCACCTCGTCAACCGCTTATGCGAAGAAACGAGTGAAGTACGGCACGCTTGAATTCTCGACAACCCCCGCCGGCATGCCGATTAGCATTGACGGCCGGCCGGAAGGCACGACGACGACTGACGTTCGCGTTCTTCAGCTTGAGCCCGGCCGTCACACGGTCGAGATCACTCTGCCGAATGGCGGACGCTGGGTGCGGGACTTCGAAATTGAACGCTCGCGACGTCTTTGCCTTAACCTGAATTTCATCCCGAAGAAATACACGGTCACCACGTCTCCATGCCCCTATCCGGTAATCGTTTCCTCGCCACCGACAGTTGACGATGGCGATCTGATTACGTTTGCCGCTGACGTTTCTTACAGCGGGACCGCGCCATTGAATTACACATGGACCGTTTCGCCGGCTGAAGCGCGGGTAGTTAGTGGCGCCGGCACGCCGACGATCACAGTGGATTCCACCGGACTCGGGAATCAGCGGGTCACGGCGGTCCTGGTTGTTGATGACGGGTCGGGTGAACCGGCTTGCCGTCAAACGGCGCAGGCTGCAACGAACGTGACGAAAAAGGAAATCCCGGTGCCTGAATGCCGCATGTTCGATCAGTTCCCGTCGACCGCTTTCGATGACACGAAAGCTCGTCTCGACAACCTGGGGATCGAGCTGCAAAACAGTCCGGACATCACGGCGTACATCTTCGTCTATGCCGGCCGCACGAGCCGCGTGGGTCAGGCCGATGCACTCGGACGGCGCGCGATGGACTATATGGTCAACGAGCGTGGTGTAGATTCACGGCGCATCAACATGATCAATGGAGGCTACCGCGAGGAAGACTACATTGAAATCTGGGTCTGCCCGCCGGGAGCGAAAGCACCGCAGCCTTCGCCCACCGTGCAGCCCGGTGACGCGCAGCCAAGTGGAGAACGGACGCGGCCCCGACGCCCGCGCCGCCCGCGAGGTGAGTAA
- a CDS encoding PEP-CTERM sorting domain-containing protein produces MRGRIFRQFSTVASLLLLVAVPTQASPIKFADVVNVMGDLHRGHQTEQLRLRVTQDPAAPLNVRSNVATSNATGVSPATDENVVTASNELAATENSSTTTSLVAGTDIAPQQPQGDVQVFDQDQVSGTICDCGEIPAVGGGFPKWPFLLLIPLVCLTGICFDDDEKKKVPTPTPTPEVPEPASLLLLGSGIAALSAGARRRYAKMKAAKEAATMAEV; encoded by the coding sequence ATGAGAGGTCGTATTTTCCGCCAATTTAGCACGGTCGCCAGCCTTTTGCTGTTGGTCGCAGTGCCCACCCAGGCGAGTCCAATCAAATTTGCCGATGTCGTAAACGTCATGGGCGACCTGCACCGCGGTCATCAGACCGAACAGTTGCGGTTGCGGGTAACACAAGACCCCGCCGCCCCTTTGAACGTCCGCAGTAACGTCGCGACGTCAAACGCAACGGGCGTTTCACCCGCCACGGATGAAAATGTCGTCACGGCTTCGAACGAACTGGCAGCAACCGAGAATTCCAGTACAACCACTTCGCTGGTGGCCGGGACCGACATCGCGCCGCAACAGCCGCAAGGTGACGTGCAGGTCTTCGACCAGGATCAGGTCAGTGGTACGATTTGCGACTGTGGCGAGATTCCGGCCGTGGGTGGCGGCTTTCCCAAGTGGCCATTCCTTCTGTTAATTCCTCTCGTTTGTCTGACGGGTATCTGCTTCGACGACGATGAGAAGAAGAAGGTTCCGACACCGACGCCTACTCCGGAAGTGCCCGAGCCGGCTTCGCTGTTGCTGTTGGGTTCCGGCATCGCGGCCCTAAGCGCTGGCGCGCGCCGCCGTTACGCGAAAATGAAAGCGGCCAAAGAAGCAGCGACCATGGCGGAGGTGTAA
- the pnp gene encoding polyribonucleotide nucleotidyltransferase, with protein MTVKKYLKESIRVGDRDFTVEVGRVAKQADGSCVIRYGDTMLLCAAVGALTPREGVDFFPLTVEYREAFFAAGRIPGNYFRREGRPNEKEVITCRLIDRPCRPLFTEGYRNETQVVASVISADPENNPDVLAITGASCALYLSDIPFPNPIAGVRVGLIDGRYVVNPTYAEIRESKLNLIVAGTEEAIVMVEAGADEVSEAIMVEALMLAHKEINRLCRWQKELYKALGIEKRAVEPPVLNEEMVGEIERNYADRLRAALDTTGQEKRSSYAAVDALKKEVVEGYPADEPEKRQMSKKIFDHLKEKIFRDDILNHRRRPDGRRFSEIRAINCEVGWLPRTHGSALFTRGETQALVTTTLGTKEDEQFMDDLEKGEIKRRFMLNYNFPPYSVGETGRFGSPGRREIGHGALARRALEAVLPDDTTFPYTIRLVSDITESNGSSSMASVCGGALSMMDAGVPLKASVAGVAMGLVMEGNKYAILTDIAGAEDHYGDMDFKVAGTPDGITALQMDIKITGVNAQIMAEALEQAKKGRLYILGLMEQALPEARASISEHAPRIIKIKINPDKIRDVIGPGGKVIRALVEETGAKIDVEDDGTVSIATADGAAAEAAVARIKGLTADAEVGATYVGTVSRIVDFGAFVEIFPGTDGLLHISEIADRRIRDVRDELKEGQQIMVKCIGKEGNKIKLSRKAVLRDEAQHADAASGHE; from the coding sequence ATGACAGTCAAAAAGTATTTGAAAGAATCAATCAGAGTCGGCGATCGCGATTTCACCGTAGAAGTAGGTCGCGTTGCCAAACAGGCAGACGGATCTTGTGTGATTCGTTATGGAGACACGATGTTGTTGTGCGCCGCCGTCGGCGCTTTGACGCCGCGTGAAGGGGTAGATTTCTTCCCGCTCACCGTCGAGTATCGTGAAGCGTTCTTTGCGGCGGGCCGCATTCCCGGCAACTATTTCCGACGCGAAGGCCGGCCCAATGAAAAGGAAGTCATTACCTGCCGGTTGATCGATCGGCCTTGCCGGCCGCTTTTCACCGAAGGTTATCGGAATGAAACTCAGGTGGTGGCCTCGGTCATTTCCGCTGACCCGGAAAACAATCCTGATGTTTTGGCGATTACCGGCGCGTCCTGCGCGCTTTACCTTTCCGACATTCCATTTCCGAACCCGATTGCCGGCGTGCGCGTTGGCTTGATCGACGGCCGGTACGTGGTGAATCCGACTTACGCCGAGATTCGCGAATCAAAACTCAACCTGATCGTGGCCGGCACGGAAGAGGCCATCGTCATGGTCGAAGCGGGCGCCGACGAAGTTTCCGAGGCCATCATGGTCGAAGCGTTGATGTTGGCGCACAAGGAAATCAACCGGCTGTGCCGTTGGCAGAAAGAACTTTACAAGGCCCTCGGCATTGAGAAGCGCGCGGTTGAGCCGCCAGTCTTGAACGAGGAAATGGTCGGCGAAATCGAAAGAAATTACGCGGACCGGTTACGGGCCGCCCTCGACACGACGGGCCAGGAAAAACGGTCGAGTTATGCCGCCGTCGATGCGCTGAAAAAGGAAGTAGTCGAAGGTTATCCGGCAGACGAACCCGAAAAGCGGCAGATGTCGAAGAAAATTTTCGACCATCTGAAGGAGAAGATTTTCCGCGACGACATTCTGAATCATCGTCGCCGACCGGACGGCCGTCGCTTTTCAGAGATTCGGGCCATCAACTGCGAAGTTGGTTGGCTGCCGCGGACTCATGGCTCGGCGCTGTTTACGCGCGGCGAGACCCAGGCGTTGGTCACCACCACGCTCGGGACGAAAGAAGACGAACAGTTCATGGACGATCTCGAAAAGGGCGAGATCAAGCGACGCTTCATGCTGAACTACAACTTCCCGCCCTATTCAGTAGGCGAAACGGGACGCTTCGGCAGTCCGGGTCGGCGCGAAATCGGCCACGGCGCACTCGCACGTCGCGCGCTCGAGGCGGTCCTGCCTGACGACACGACGTTCCCGTACACGATCCGGCTCGTTTCTGACATCACCGAATCGAACGGTTCATCGTCGATGGCTTCGGTCTGCGGGGGCGCGTTGTCGATGATGGATGCGGGCGTGCCGCTGAAAGCATCCGTCGCAGGCGTGGCGATGGGCCTTGTCATGGAGGGCAACAAGTACGCGATTCTGACGGACATCGCCGGCGCCGAAGATCACTACGGCGACATGGACTTCAAAGTCGCCGGCACGCCCGACGGAATCACGGCGTTGCAGATGGACATCAAGATCACCGGTGTTAATGCCCAGATCATGGCTGAGGCGCTGGAGCAGGCAAAGAAGGGTCGTCTGTACATTCTCGGCCTGATGGAGCAAGCGCTGCCCGAGGCACGTGCCTCAATTTCGGAGCATGCGCCGCGCATCATCAAGATCAAGATCAATCCGGACAAGATTCGCGACGTCATCGGACCAGGCGGCAAGGTCATCCGCGCTTTGGTTGAGGAAACCGGCGCAAAGATCGATGTCGAAGATGACGGCACCGTCTCAATTGCGACTGCGGATGGGGCGGCGGCTGAGGCTGCGGTCGCTCGAATTAAGGGCCTGACCGCTGATGCCGAAGTCGGCGCCACCTACGTCGGAACGGTGAGCCGCATCGTTGATTTCGGCGCCTTCGTCGAAATCTTCCCCGGCACTGACGGCCTGTTGCACATCTCGGAAATCGCCGACCGGCGCATCCGCGACGTGCGTGACGAGCTGAAAGAAGGCCAGCAAATCATGGTCAAGTGCATCGGCAAGGAAGGCAACAAAATTAAGCTTTCCCGCAAGGCCGTCCTCCGTGACGAAGCCCAGCATGCCGACGCTGCCAGCGGTCACGAGTAA
- the rpsO gene encoding 30S ribosomal protein S15, with translation MALAKEAKEKIVTDFRTHDSDTGSPQIQIALLSQRINELTEHFKTHKKDNHSRRGLLKMVSHRRSLLDYLKKTNIQQYHEVVGRLGLRR, from the coding sequence GTGGCATTAGCAAAAGAAGCGAAGGAAAAAATCGTCACCGATTTTCGGACGCACGACAGCGACACGGGGTCACCCCAAATACAAATCGCGCTCTTGAGTCAGCGTATCAACGAACTCACCGAGCATTTCAAGACACATAAGAAGGACAATCATTCGCGGCGCGGCCTGTTAAAGATGGTCTCGCATCGTCGAAGTTTGCTCGATTACTTGAAGAAGACGAACATACAGCAGTACCACGAAGTCGTCGGACGACTGGGCCTGCGTCGTTAA
- a CDS encoding NAD(P)/FAD-dependent oxidoreductase, producing the protein MAKKDAKILILGGGFGGLFTALDLAGDGEIILVSDEDHFTFKPMLYEYLSGEVEAWHIAPNYSELLDDVKLVRGAVTSIDLDQRSVTIEGRAAPLTSDALVLALGATTNYWGVEGAEQFSLPFRTIADANHLRRRLTEALDRIQPDAAPQDTRAALTFAVVGGGASGVELATKMADLLRDAVKRRALRGEPRVIIIEMADRLVPGMGDEIREHVERELLEQRIEIHTQTRVARVAPNVLTLEHNGRESDIEVADVVWVAGVRMNPLIENLKVEKDKRGLIIVEPTLQVRNHPNVFTLGDIASFTDVPPTLAGTAQLALQQAHLCARNVRASLSGDELKTKHFVELGEAISLGTEHAAVLSAGKVMAGPLARQARFAMYTARLPTWHHRLKVGASWFFEGTEPRPLQPLGF; encoded by the coding sequence ATGGCTAAAAAAGACGCGAAAATCCTAATCCTTGGCGGCGGCTTCGGCGGGTTATTTACGGCGCTCGATCTCGCCGGAGACGGGGAAATCATACTCGTTAGCGACGAAGACCACTTCACCTTCAAACCGATGCTTTACGAGTACTTGAGCGGCGAAGTCGAAGCCTGGCACATTGCACCGAATTATTCCGAGCTGCTTGATGACGTGAAGCTGGTGCGTGGCGCCGTCACATCGATCGACCTGGATCAGCGCTCGGTGACAATTGAAGGCCGCGCCGCGCCGCTGACTTCCGACGCGCTGGTGCTGGCACTCGGCGCAACGACGAATTACTGGGGCGTTGAAGGCGCCGAACAATTCAGCCTTCCTTTTCGGACGATCGCCGACGCTAATCACTTGCGGCGACGCCTGACCGAAGCCCTTGATCGCATTCAGCCGGATGCCGCCCCGCAGGACACCCGGGCAGCGCTGACATTCGCTGTCGTGGGCGGAGGAGCGAGTGGCGTTGAGCTGGCGACCAAGATGGCCGATCTGCTGCGCGACGCCGTGAAGCGCCGCGCGCTACGCGGTGAGCCGCGCGTCATTATCATCGAAATGGCCGATCGACTGGTGCCGGGTATGGGAGACGAGATTCGGGAACATGTTGAGCGCGAGCTGTTAGAACAGCGCATCGAGATTCACACGCAGACGCGCGTCGCGCGAGTCGCGCCGAACGTACTGACCCTGGAACACAACGGGCGCGAAAGTGATATTGAAGTTGCGGACGTCGTTTGGGTGGCGGGTGTGCGCATGAATCCGCTCATTGAGAACCTCAAAGTCGAAAAGGATAAACGCGGACTGATAATCGTCGAACCGACCCTGCAAGTTCGCAATCACCCAAATGTTTTCACCCTTGGCGATATCGCCTCTTTCACGGACGTCCCGCCGACGCTTGCCGGAACAGCCCAGCTCGCATTGCAGCAGGCGCATCTATGCGCGCGCAACGTGCGCGCTTCTTTGAGCGGCGACGAGCTCAAGACGAAACACTTTGTTGAGCTGGGCGAAGCGATTAGCCTGGGCACGGAACACGCCGCGGTCCTCTCAGCCGGCAAAGTCATGGCCGGACCGCTCGCCCGCCAGGCACGTTTCGCGATGTACACCGCGCGTTTGCCTACATGGCACCATCGGCTGAAGGTCGGCGCGAGCTGGTTCTTCGAAGGCACCGAGCCAAGGCCTTTACAGCCCCTGGGGTTCTGA
- a CDS encoding pyridoxal-dependent decarboxylase, which yields MSDPKPERRKASPLGDMPAEEFRRHGHELIDWISDYFEHIDDLPVLAQVEPGELKSQLPASPPEKGESMEAILADVDRLIVPALTHWSHPSFFAYFATSTSAPGIFAELLSAAFDTKALNWRAAPAATELEDVTLDWLRQMMGLPPTFGGIIYDTASVSTLHALAAARENLSLRIREDGMTGRPDLPLLRVYTSEHAHSVVDKAAMTLGLGQRSVRKIAADAEFRMDTSALSNAIQDDREKGLLPFAVVATVGTTSTSSIDPVSAIADICEREKLWLHIDAAYAGSAAIVPELRHLFDGCERADSFTLNPHKWLFTPFDLSVLFCRHMEILHRAFSLVIEVLRTSEAERNTVINHSEYGIQLGRRFRALKLWMIIRYFGHEGLAARIREHVRLAKLFASWVEDSRDWELMAPVPFALVCFRANSGGGQSGEAGKRGDILNETVMHAVNATGKAFLSHTKLNDKLVLRLSIGNIRTTEAHVRRVWELLNEQLRRLRAEAP from the coding sequence ATGTCCGACCCGAAGCCAGAGAGGCGGAAAGCATCACCGTTAGGCGATATGCCGGCCGAGGAATTCCGTCGCCACGGCCATGAGCTCATCGATTGGATCTCCGATTACTTCGAACACATCGATGATCTGCCTGTCTTGGCGCAGGTCGAACCCGGCGAACTGAAATCGCAATTGCCAGCTTCGCCACCGGAAAAAGGCGAATCGATGGAAGCGATCCTGGCCGACGTTGATCGGCTAATCGTTCCCGCGCTCACTCACTGGAGCCATCCTTCATTCTTCGCTTACTTCGCCACCTCAACTTCCGCGCCGGGAATTTTTGCCGAGTTATTGTCCGCGGCGTTTGATACGAAGGCTTTGAACTGGCGCGCCGCGCCCGCCGCTACCGAACTGGAAGACGTAACTCTTGATTGGCTGCGGCAGATGATGGGACTGCCGCCCACGTTCGGTGGGATCATCTACGACACCGCTTCGGTTTCGACGCTTCATGCGTTAGCGGCCGCGCGCGAGAATCTCAGTTTGCGGATTCGCGAAGACGGCATGACCGGGCGTCCCGACTTACCACTTCTCCGCGTCTACACTTCAGAGCACGCACACTCTGTGGTCGACAAAGCTGCGATGACTCTGGGACTCGGCCAGCGCTCAGTGCGCAAGATTGCGGCGGACGCCGAGTTCCGCATGGACACATCGGCTCTTAGCAACGCAATTCAAGACGACAGGGAAAAGGGGTTGCTGCCATTCGCTGTGGTGGCCACCGTGGGCACAACTTCGACCAGCAGCATCGATCCTGTCTCAGCCATCGCGGATATTTGTGAACGCGAGAAACTTTGGCTGCACATCGACGCAGCGTACGCCGGCTCAGCCGCGATCGTCCCGGAACTACGGCATCTGTTTGACGGCTGCGAACGTGCGGATTCGTTCACGTTGAATCCGCACAAATGGTTATTCACACCCTTCGACCTGTCGGTACTGTTTTGCCGTCACATGGAAATCCTGCATCGCGCGTTTTCGTTAGTGATCGAGGTCCTGCGCACTTCTGAAGCAGAACGCAATACCGTCATCAATCATTCGGAGTATGGCATTCAGCTTGGTCGTCGCTTTCGCGCGTTGAAACTTTGGATGATCATCCGTTACTTCGGTCACGAAGGACTGGCCGCCCGCATTCGCGAACACGTCCGGCTGGCAAAGCTGTTCGCGTCGTGGGTTGAAGACTCGCGGGATTGGGAACTGATGGCGCCCGTACCGTTCGCGCTGGTTTGTTTTCGCGCAAATTCGGGCGGTGGCCAGTCAGGCGAAGCCGGTAAACGAGGGGATATCCTGAATGAAACCGTCATGCATGCCGTGAACGCGACGGGTAAAGCCTTTCTTTCGCACACAAAACTCAACGACAAACTGGTGCTGCGGCTTTCCATCGGCAACATCCGCACGACTGAAGCACACGTCCGTCGCGTGTGGGAATTGCTGAACGAACAACTCCGGCGCCTGCGAGCCGAAGCACCCTGA
- a CDS encoding FecR domain-containing protein, translating into MSTKSSHFQFDWWIVQKRAVHFAIVIAVVLLLGSAAALYVWKFGNPFNRVALKTNLPAGARFESFEGDVRVIHAATREVVLASSDTQLYPGDTVQTQADGRARIAMADGSTVVVRPNSTIIIRDNATSDGGKKSNVHVVVDSGQMLVRTHEQTEGAKNVVETPKATNQVGAQSAASFIVNPEGTEEIRVNAGSIQNKNRNGETITLRSGEYVSFNQSGTMSKPQRLLEVPHPAQPGDLEKIIVGNNGSANVALRWLKPQSGLASHYRVEVATSPFFVPEGKVIERDRLDATQFSANDLRPGAYFWRVRATATSGQTSDWSEPLKFIVATPSTGSGSVSLTRLSTTYLGGDLYIIRGSGAPGTTISALGREALVGPDGAFQIQVTAALGTREVTVFAFDPHGNRSQYRLSLTRNG; encoded by the coding sequence ATGTCTACAAAATCAAGCCACTTTCAATTCGACTGGTGGATCGTCCAGAAGCGCGCCGTTCACTTCGCCATTGTGATCGCGGTGGTGCTGCTTCTGGGTTCAGCGGCAGCGCTCTACGTCTGGAAATTCGGCAACCCTTTCAACCGCGTCGCGCTAAAAACAAACCTGCCCGCCGGCGCGCGCTTCGAATCATTTGAAGGAGACGTGCGCGTGATTCATGCCGCCACGCGTGAAGTGGTGCTCGCGAGCAGCGACACTCAACTTTATCCCGGCGACACGGTGCAGACTCAAGCAGACGGACGCGCGCGAATTGCGATGGCGGATGGATCGACCGTAGTGGTGCGCCCCAACAGTACGATCATCATTCGCGACAACGCGACTTCAGATGGTGGAAAGAAATCAAACGTACACGTCGTCGTTGACAGTGGTCAGATGCTGGTGCGCACGCACGAGCAAACTGAAGGCGCGAAGAACGTGGTCGAAACTCCAAAGGCTACGAACCAGGTTGGCGCGCAGAGTGCGGCCAGCTTCATCGTCAACCCCGAGGGGACTGAAGAGATTCGCGTCAACGCGGGTTCAATTCAAAACAAGAATCGCAACGGTGAAACCATTACTCTGCGTTCGGGCGAATACGTTTCTTTTAACCAGTCGGGAACGATGTCTAAACCGCAAAGGCTTCTCGAAGTGCCGCACCCGGCGCAGCCTGGCGACCTGGAAAAGATCATTGTCGGCAATAACGGCTCAGCAAATGTCGCGTTGCGGTGGTTGAAACCGCAATCGGGACTCGCGTCGCATTATCGCGTCGAAGTCGCCACCTCTCCGTTTTTTGTGCCGGAAGGCAAAGTTATCGAACGCGACCGGCTGGACGCGACACAATTCAGTGCTAACGATTTGCGACCGGGAGCCTACTTCTGGCGGGTGCGCGCCACCGCGACGAGCGGACAGACAAGCGATTGGAGCGAGCCGCTGAAGTTCATAGTCGCCACACCCAGCACCGGCTCCGGTTCAGTTTCCTTGACGCGACTCAGCACGACGTATCTCGGCGGCGACCTTTACATCATTCGTGGGTCCGGTGCGCCGGGGACCACGATTTCAGCACTGGGGCGCGAAGCGTTAGTCGGCCCGGACGGAGCGTTTCAAATTCAGGTCACTGCCGCCCTGGGCACGCGCGAAGTGACGGTCTTTGCGTTCGATCCGCATGGCAATCGCAGCCAATATCGGCTATCGCTGACGCGGAACGGTTGA
- a CDS encoding rod shape-determining protein: MAFKSIFSLFSSDLAIDLGTANTLVYAKGRGIVVSEPSIVAINKVTNAVEAVGRDAKEMLGRTPGNIVAIRPMKDGVIANFEVTEKMLQHFIRKAHNGKTWVSPRVVIGIPSEITQVERRAVEDSAYRAKASEVYLVEEAMAAAIGAGLPITEPHGNMVVDIGGGTTDIAVISLSGIVYSRSVRVAGNEMDEAITQYIKRKYNLLIGERTAEAIKIELGSAFPLDEELSYEVRGRNLIEGIPKTVTITDEEIREALADSVSTIINAVRVALERTPPELSADIVERGIVLTGGGALLKNLDKRLSIETGLPVSLAEDPLASVVLGTGKMLSDFDLLKRVKWDNSLTTGT, translated from the coding sequence GTGGCCTTCAAATCTATTTTCAGCCTTTTTTCCAGCGATCTCGCGATCGATCTTGGCACCGCAAACACGCTGGTTTATGCAAAGGGTCGCGGCATCGTCGTTTCTGAACCGTCGATCGTCGCTATTAACAAAGTGACCAACGCCGTCGAAGCCGTGGGCCGCGACGCGAAAGAAATGCTGGGCCGGACGCCGGGCAACATCGTTGCGATCCGTCCGATGAAAGACGGCGTAATTGCGAACTTTGAAGTGACTGAGAAAATGCTTCAGCACTTTATTCGCAAAGCTCACAATGGCAAAACGTGGGTGAGCCCCCGCGTTGTCATCGGCATTCCATCCGAAATCACTCAGGTCGAACGGCGCGCGGTGGAAGATTCGGCGTATCGCGCGAAGGCGTCCGAAGTTTATCTGGTTGAAGAAGCGATGGCCGCCGCGATCGGCGCAGGCCTGCCCATTACTGAGCCGCACGGCAACATGGTGGTGGACATTGGCGGCGGTACGACCGACATCGCTGTCATCAGTCTGAGCGGCATCGTCTATTCGCGTTCGGTGCGAGTCGCCGGCAACGAGATGGATGAAGCGATCACTCAGTACATCAAACGAAAATACAATTTGCTGATCGGTGAGCGCACGGCCGAAGCGATCAAGATCGAACTCGGCTCGGCGTTTCCGTTGGATGAAGAATTGTCATACGAAGTTCGCGGTCGCAACTTGATCGAAGGCATTCCGAAAACCGTCACGATTACCGACGAAGAAATTCGCGAAGCGCTGGCGGATTCAGTTTCGACCATCATCAACGCCGTGCGGGTGGCGCTGGAACGCACGCCGCCGGAACTTTCCGCGGACATTGTTGAGCGCGGCATCGTACTAACCGGTGGCGGCGCCCTGCTCAAGAACCTCGACAAGCGGTTATCGATTGAAACCGGTTTGCCTGTTTCCCTTGCCGAAGATCCGCTCGCTTCTGTGGTGCTGGGCACCGGCAAGATGCTTTCAGATTTCGATCTCCTCAAGCGCGTGAAATGGGACAATAGTTTAACGACCGGCACGTAA
- the mreC gene encoding rod shape-determining protein MreC, whose translation MAAIRTQREIRQRAPWWFFGLLALNFALMTYDARDESTKQRKIRTVAQSIAYPFQWTASSIGNLVGGLFGGVGELRRASTENQQLRAQVERMQNELRDTRLKASEADRLEKLLKLTEQTQYTAVTAQVIARDPSLWFDSVTINKGRAAGVEINMPVVTADGIVGRIVSTSPLSAQVMLITDEQSGTGAVVGQLGQSNAVGSIKGMGEKGLLDMRYVSGLEKVQLGDIVYTTGQDGIYPPGYSVGPVVELRPGTATQAQVIHIRPSAGLDRLKEVVVLQYRPTKTPELDQSLPNVDKKSAQ comes from the coding sequence ATGGCGGCAATTCGGACTCAACGTGAAATTCGACAGCGCGCCCCCTGGTGGTTTTTTGGGCTGCTGGCGCTGAATTTCGCGCTGATGACCTACGATGCGCGCGACGAATCGACGAAACAGCGAAAGATTCGTACGGTGGCGCAAAGCATCGCTTATCCCTTTCAGTGGACTGCATCTTCAATCGGTAACCTGGTCGGAGGTCTCTTCGGCGGCGTCGGCGAGCTCCGGCGCGCCTCAACCGAAAATCAGCAGCTGCGCGCGCAAGTCGAACGGATGCAGAATGAGTTGCGCGACACGCGGCTTAAAGCCTCGGAAGCTGACCGTCTGGAAAAACTTCTGAAGCTGACCGAGCAGACGCAGTACACCGCCGTGACGGCGCAGGTCATCGCTCGCGATCCGTCGCTGTGGTTCGACTCAGTCACCATCAATAAAGGCCGCGCGGCAGGCGTTGAAATTAATATGCCGGTCGTCACCGCCGATGGAATCGTCGGTCGTATCGTTTCCACCAGCCCTTTGAGTGCTCAGGTCATGCTCATCACCGATGAGCAGTCGGGCACGGGCGCCGTTGTGGGCCAACTCGGCCAGTCAAACGCGGTCGGGTCGATCAAGGGCATGGGCGAGAAGGGGCTGTTGGACATGCGTTATGTTTCCGGGCTTGAGAAGGTGCAGCTCGGCGATATTGTTTACACGACGGGCCAGGATGGGATTTATCCTCCCGGCTACTCGGTCGGGCCGGTCGTCGAACTGCGGCCCGGTACTGCTACGCAGGCCCAGGTCATTCACATCCGGCCAAGCGCCGGCCTCGATCGCTTGAAAGAAGTTGTAGTTCTTCAGTATCGCCCGACGAAGACTCCGGAATTGGATCAGTCTCTCCCGAACGTGGACAAGAAGAGTGCGCAGTGA